The Lates calcarifer isolate ASB-BC8 linkage group LG11, TLL_Latcal_v3, whole genome shotgun sequence genomic sequence GTGCTACTGATTTCTGTTCTTTATCATATAGaaattttatggttttatacACAGTGGAGCAAAATGGCATTATCGTGATGACAGAAAGTAACTAGTTTCATAATAAGCTAATGTCTTGGCACTCTGCAATGCAGCCTCAAAGCATTTTCTGAAAAAACTGATTTGAATTTGTGCTCTTACTCTAATATATGCTCTTGATAAATATGTTAATGTCCACATGCTTTAGGTCGCAGTGTGCGTTTCGCTGATATGCCTCCAGAGGCACCTCgtgaaggaaagaggaagaaaaagagactgGTGAAGAAGACCAAGGCCATTACCCCTCTGCAGGCCATGATGTTAAGGATGGCAGGTACTATAGCCTACCAGTGACACTGCTGCATACTTACTGAGCTAGTACACTCTGTTCTCTATTTCTGATGATGTGGTATggtgttatttctttttcttcaggtCAGTCAGttcctgaagaggaagaagaagaagaggtagAGGAGGAATACACAGATGAATCAGACAACTCGGACATTGAGGACAGGGGACCACCAGGGGACAACCAGTCCCACCTCATGCCCAATCAGCGTCTACCCCCTCCTGGTGGGCCAATGGGACAGCAAGGACCTCCACACTTGCAAGGTCCACCAATGACTGGCCCTCCGCCACTGGGTCCACCCCCAGCTCCTCCGATGAGGCCTCCTGGTCCACCCTCTGGCCCACCTCCTGGCCCACCACCAGGTTAGATACAATATTTCTGGTTATAATAACTAGAATTCAACTGTGAACTAGATACTGGAATAAAATGTTACACCTGTTTTTCTAAGGATGTCCTGGTTGTATTCATTATATTATCCATATGCACACTATGCATCCTTTATCTGATACATTTTGTCATCTTCAGGTGCTCCTCCGTTCTTGAGGCCCCCGGGAATGCCTGGAGGCATGAGGGGTCCAATGCCTCGTCTTCTGCCTCCAGGACCTCCACCAGGTCGACCCCCTGGCCCTCCGCCAGGCCCCCCTCCTGGCCTGCCTCCAGGCCCCCCACCACGTGGACCCCCTCCCAGACTGCCACCCCCAGCACCACCAGGTAGGCATATGTGTGCATACAGTGTGAAGGCACATGTGTGTAGTGCTATACGTGAAAAGGTAAAATGTTTGAGTGCATGGACACATACTAGGCAAACATGATGATAATTATATGCCACACACTATTGCTAggaaatgtatatatttattttaaatgccatttctgctcagctgcagcacacCCCAAACCAAACTGGTAAAAATCTAGACGTCTATATATCATTGAAGCATAGTTTATGTATTAACTGATGGAAAAAGTTCAACTTCATTGAGCGAGGAAGAGGAATGCCTCATACATTTCTcatcaaaataaatctgttttgtgTCTACAGGTATCCCACCTCCTCCCCCGAGAGCAGGAGGGCCCCCACGTCCACTTGCCCCACcactctccctcttccctccacCTCTCAACTCCAATGTGCTCAGTGCTCCTCCCAACATTGTCCAGCGGCAAAAGGGCTCAGGATCCAGCCAAGACAGTTCTCAGACCAACTTACCACCCCCTGCCATGCCCATGCGACCTGGTGTCATGCAGATGCCTCCTCCCCCCGGGACAGCTGCCGCCTCCACAGGCGCCAATCCTGGCAGCAATCCCCCCGGCCACCACCATGCAGCCACCATCGAAAAACGAGCCAACATCACCTCTGTGGCAGCCGCAGGAGTCGGCCTGGCAGCGGGTGGTGGATCTGGCGGGGCCACCATCTCCGCAAAACCTCAGATTATCAATCCAAAGGCAGAGGTCACCCGCTTTGTGCCCACAGCGCTGAGGGTGCGTAGGGACAAGAGTGGAGCAATGCCTGGTGCAGCACCAGGGCCTCTGGAGAAAGCAGGGGGTGGTGTTGGGGGAAGGAGGGGAGATGAAGGCATGGGAGGAGGGCAGGGGCAGAAACAGCAGGCAACAGCTGCTCCGATGGGCATGGCCAACCCAGTCCAGATGGGAGCTGTGTCTCAGCCCAACATGAAGACTAAAGACCAGGTGTATGAAGCCTTCatgagggagatggagggacTCCTTTGAGACTTAAGAGGACATTGGGGAAAATATTCATTGGGGTGCTCTGAGCAACAGGAGTGTGTtagttttctgtattttctgtgcaGAGTATTAGAGGTAGCTGTCTTCAAAACATTCAGCTAGACCAGTTTCCCTTTAGCAAACAAAGGAAAGCTGCCACACTCTCAGCACTGATCTCAACAGACTCATCTTCATTTCATCTGGACTATTATTTGTTGTATCTAGAGAGAATGTGAATTTTACATAAGATAATTAATCTTATTAAATTTGTAATTGGAAACAGTTAGATGGTCGCTATTCCAttaagacaacaaacaaaaaaaaaacactatgcTCTGCACTGAAGAAAATGCCAGACAACCAAGTGCTATGTTGTGTTTATTCTCCAGTCAACTGTCTGTCATTTGGCATGACCAGAAAAAGCATTTTTGTACAATTGTTTTACTgtcatctgtttattttatcgTTGATCTCCTAAACATGTTGGGCATCAAAACAAAGGTGTAAAATGTTTGTCAACCACTGACAAAATACATGTTTGAAACTGTTTAACCTGCAGCTAAATAAATACTTCAGAAACTCTTTTTACCTCATGTTTCAGTGTGATATGATACAGTAGGCAATATAATACATCTATGCtcaaaacaatacatttcaGAATGCTTTATATCTGGGAAAAGATATCCTAGAGGTTCACCAGTCAGCAATTCAAATTTTTAATATGTCCTCACTTTAACGACGAACCATCGTCATTTTTAGCCAAGTATTAATGTAGTGAAGTGCTGAATGTCTCGTAAGACAATGCGCATTAAGCTTAAATAGGAgcacacagtaaaaacaacagttccCATCATTCATTGCATAAGCCCCTACTCGTTTCCGCATCTGCGCATTGCCGGGTTGACGACACGTTGGGGCAACAACAGCATGGCGGACGAGGGAAAGGAAATCGTGAAGCTAAACACAGATGAAACACTCGAAGGTTCGAGTAGTGATAATGATAACAGTCACGTTAATAGCGCTGAAAACGATGAGACAGTGAAGACCTTCAAGGACCTGGTAAGTTTCCCTTTTATGGAGCGAAGAAGAGGGTATTTTAGAAACAACATAGTAGTTTTAGTTAGCTAAAGTACGCTAATATCATCTGTTAACattactatttatcatatgaaaTAAGTTTGGTGCACGAAAACGTGTTGTTAGTTAGTAGCACAGCATTATCAGCATCTTACAAAAGTCTTCATTTGCCTTTAACAGGGTGTTACTGAAGTTCTCTGTGAGGCTTGTGATCAGCTGGGATGGAAGAGTCCAACAAAGATTCAGATAGAGGCTATACCAGTGGCCCTGCAAGGTGAGACACTTCAGTAAGCTTTTTCTGTCAGCTGATCACATTAGAGAGGGTTGGCTTCACTGCCACTGTGTTGTCTGTGCAGCTCAGCCCCAGTGATGAAAGAAGTATTCAACTCATTCACAAGTTCTGCATTCATATTTATGCAAAAGTGCATCCGTATAATCAGTATCATGGTCTTAAAGTATAGTAGTAAAGTTATCCAGCGTTGTACTGTATAATAAAGCACtgctttttatgtttaaatgtttctgtgtttgagaGTACACAGGactttttcagtcagtttttgaTCTGACCAAAAAAAACCCTTTGCATTAATTATTATCATAGGGTTTTCAAGTCTTAATTAGTCAAAAGTAACTGTCAAGTGTAAttggctggaaaaaaaagtactgaAAAAGCACTCTGAGAAGCTTTAAATTACAGGCAGAaggtacttgagtaaatgtacttagctACTTGCAGCTGCTGTGATATATACATGACTTTTGTCTTCCTGTGCTTTTTTCTTAAACTGTAGGGAAGGATGTTATTGGCTTGGCAGAGACTGGTTCAGGAAAGACGGGTGCCTTTGCTCTGCCCATCCTCCAGTCACTGCTGGCCTCGCCTCAGAGGCTTCATACCCTCGTCCTCACCCCCACTAGGGAGTTGGCATTCCAGATCTCAGAGCAGTTTGAGGCCTTGGGCTCCAGCATTGGTGTAAAGTGTGGTATGTTTCTGGCAACTAAAGGTTAATTGATCTGATGATTCAGGGGACTTTCTGTTGTTCTGTACATTAAGCCTGTGTCGTGTGTTGCAGCTGTCATAGTAGGTGGGATTGACATGATGTCCCAGTCCTTGGTGTTGGCCAAGAAACCACACATTGTTATTGGTAAGCCCAAAAGTGAAACTGTGATCAGTATTTTTACGCAGATTTCATAAACAGCACCATATTAATgatcatattcatattcatattcaaagtTTATCCATTGATAcatttttatagattttttctttctgttcaaaTAATGTGCAACATTCAAGTTACCCACAAGAAatcctctgtttattttatattgaaaTTAACAATATTTGGTTATTACTGGGTAAagtattaaatataaaacaaacacaagaaaagaaaagttgcaaaaatcagaaaatgaacagtgatTACTGAATTTAGAATAATAATACATCACTACACTTGATGTTTACACAAACCTCTCACAAGACATGAATCACCCACAACTCAGAATTTGTATCAGTAGTATAAATTATGTAATTAATGTACTTTCAATATTGGCCAGTTTAATCAACTGATAATTGCAGCATCAATGCAGTGACAAATAAGCggtacaaatgtgttttcagccaCACCTGGTCGGTTGATAGACCACATGGAGAACACGAAGGGCTTCTCCCTCCGAGCCCTGAAGTTCCTGGTCATGGACGAAGCAGACAGAATCCTCAACATGGACTTTGAGACTGAGGTGGGTTATCAGACACTTATTTGAGTGTCAAACAACAGAATGAAACTGAGACAAAGATAATGTAATCTCTGACACTTTTTCTGACAGGTGGATAAAATCTTAAAGGTGATTCCCAGAGAGAGGCGCACCTTCTTGTTCTCTGCCACCATGACCAAAAAGGTAGACAAACACTTTACCAGTTCTGCAAAGGCTTTGCAGCCCTGCTCTGTTAGTGCTGCAGGGTCACCAGGAAATTTAGTTAGCTGGCTTAAGGGCATTACACCACTCATAGACCCTGCACATTGTTCTCTTGCACTGACTTTCTTTAATTGGTTTACAGGTCCAGAAACTACAGAGAGCAGCTCTGAAGGATCCTGTGAAGTGTGCGGTTTCGACCAAATACTCTACAGTTGACAAACTACAACAATACTACATCTTCATACCATCCAAGTACAAGGTGAGGCACACTGAGATGTACATTCCCTTTTCATGTTGTAATGTCTGAGACCATATGCTGCTAGCTGTCTATCCCCTGTCTTCCATAATACTAGAATGAATTTATACTGGTttttatatatagtatattgGATTTCATAACacctctctgtgcatgtgtttgttttgtggcaGGACTGTTACTTAGTTTCCATCTTGAATGAACTGGCTGGGAACTCGTTTATGATTTTCTGCAGCACATGTAACAATGCCCAGCGGGTGGCGCTGTTGTTAAGGAACCTTGGCATCACTGCTATCCCTCTTCACGGCCAGATGAGTCAGGTAgacctcacacactcacacttactGTTCTCATCTCTCAGGACGTATCTCACACTTTATTGAATCCATTTGgctttaaaaactgtaaacatttGTGAAACAAACTAGTTTGATTCTTTTccatgctgtttttctctctgttcacaCATTTTTGGTAAGACTTATGAAAATGTTGCTGATGCTGAGTCTTCTCTGCTGACAGCACCATCATTCATAATGCCTGTCATTACAGTGCAGTCATCCACACTGGTGCAGAGGTGTCCACTGCATTGCTTGCAGCATATAGCAAAAACCATATTTAAGTGAGTTGAGGGTGTTGgatgtcatttttatgtttttcagtgaaatattaCTTGTATAGAATTAATGAACAACAGATTATTGATCTTCACATCTTTGGTCATTGGTTTTCACTGCTGCCATACTGAAAAGGATAAACATCAGCCATTTGCTTactggatgttttgtttttttcagtcagcATTGTGTGAATGTCAAATAGCTTAGGCTCCATTTGGGCTGGGAGAACAGCACCCTCCTCTGGTTTTGTGTCATATAGCAATAACGCTTTTATTTGATTATAATACATTTTCAGTTCATTATGATGTTATTGTATACTGTAGATACAGAGACTGTAATAACTGTGATAAAAACTTCTCTTACCTGtcttttactttctgtcttaTACTGTATTCACTATCTGGATCTTTTTCCCCTCTATTGGTCAGAATAAACGTCTTGGAGCACTGAACAAGTTCAAGTCCAAGTCTCGATCTGTGCTGCTGGCAACCGATGTGGCATCCAGAGGGCTGGACATTCCTCATGTTGACTGCGTCATCAACTACGACATCCCCACTCACTCCAAGGTACCATGGTGCTGACATTCGTGTTGGTGGGTTATTtgatgatttaatttttttcattgatttgatttgagtgGATCTTTGGATCTGTGTGCCCCTCACAGGACTACATTCATAGAGTCGGCAGAACAGCCAGAGCAGGCCGGTCTGGGAAATCCATCACTTTTGTCACTCAGTAAGAGCTGCCTGTCTATTTTCATCAATTACATCATGTTTCCCtggatattaaaaaaaatcatcctgGGTTCATAATTcatttgctgtcatttttttaatgacagcagGTGTGTTGTCTGCTGCCTTTTTCAGTGTGTTGCTATTTATTCCCTAAGTgaataactgaaaacaaactgattgcAGTAAACTGACACATCCCTTTATCTCAGGTATGATGTGGAGCTTTTCCAGCGAATCGAAAGCCTGATTGGGAAGAAACTTCCTGCCTTCCCTACCCAGGAAGAAGAAGTGATGATGCTGGTGGAAAGAGTGAGCGAAGCCCAGAGATTTGCCAGGCTGGTAAGTCATCTTTACCATATGATCACTTCTCTGAATGTTTTTTCAAATATCTCAAACATGAACAACCTGTGGTTATGTCAAAACTGACTGGGAAACCAGTGCTCTATAAACACTCTTTAACTAACCAAACTCACCAGTCAGTACTGTCCAAGTATCTTCTCATCTTCAgctctgaaattaaaatgttacacCTCTGTATGGTGAGTAATATGTTAAGGATGGCTATGGGAAAAAAGTGTGCTTTACTGTCCATAAGAGCAGACACAATAAATATTCTACGATGTGAAGAATAGACTGAAAGTGGTGAATTTCTCATCCAACAACTTGTTTACcatctttaaaatgtctgtgGGTGGAACAGATAGATGTGACATGCTGAACAATGTGACAATAACATATAGAGTTCAAATAGTTAGCTAAATTTaatacacaaaaaagaaagtaatGAACAGAGTTGAAATAGATACCCAAAAGTAAACAATTGAAATAGCTAAAAGCAGTGGATAAATGGCTTGATTAAACCTGAACTGACAGTTCAATTGTACAAAAAAAAGGCAAGAATATCCACTTTTATATAGTGAATGGTGTTAAATAACATCCAAATCAAATGAACACATTTGCAACAAGACTGATTGCGTTGATAAAGGGGTACATGAACTCATGTAACTGGGCTGTGGGTGTAAAAAATTGGAAACCAGTTTTTAAGAAAGACAGATGTAATATCTGGACTGTATATTGAAAGTCTCAGTCCAATAAACTTtaagctgacaaaaaaaaatcctgttttcttcaggaaatgaaagagcaaggtgagaaaagaaaaagacccagaggaggagatggagatgaagatGACACAGAACAAGCAAGCGGAGTGAGGAAGaaagtgaaaggaggaggagggggaggagggaaaaagaatAGGGGTGGAGGAGCCTGGAGGGGAGGGCGCTGAAGCCTTCAACATGAACAGACTGTACATAACCACAACATACAatgccttttctgtttttggtgtAAAACCTGATTATGACAACAGCATGTTTTCCAGTATTTAGAATGAAAGCAAATGACTATTTAATTACAGAAAACTTTTCCTTGCCCCTTCCATGAGATTTTTTCCATTTGTAATAAAATTCCACAGTAAAACCAAAAGCTTGTGTTTGTGGTAGGGTGATGTATGATTGCGTGAGTTGTTTGTTGAGCATAAAGTGCTGCTGTTGCCGCTTTCAGACACAAGAGGGGGGTGTTTCAGTTTACAGCAGGGGAATGGGAATGATGACTTAATGTGTGACACTTGAATGGGGAAAAGATGCAtatgcactgttttttttttttttttaaagatttactattttttctttttcctcttcttaaAGGATGTTTTGTGTAAGTGAATAATCAGAAGTACAAATGTTCAGCAGTGATAATGCAGATAATGCAGGGAGTTATTTATAATAGGTAAAGGTAAGCAACAGTTGCAATATTAATCGTTTTCTCATGCAGGTCATTGGTTTGCAGCAAATTGGGGGATTGGTTTCTTCCAGCCAATGAtggagaaggggagagaaagacCGCAAAATGAGAGACCAATTGTGTCTATCCTGCATCTAGTAGGTGTGCGCAATGCATAGATATTTGAGggatagatttttaaaaagggtCCACCACAGCAGACTGTCCTGATAAAATGCATATCATCGTTTCCACTCACGAATCAAAAGAGACTCTGACAGACACCAGCAGACACGACCCACATTCCTCCTCAGGTGAATCATCCCGGAGGGTACCACGGTGCGGTGTATTGATCTGCACGGTCACTTTCTATGTGAGCACAGTCCATCGTAGGCGGGAGCAGCAGCGGTCAAGTCTGCTCGGTTTAGGAGGGGCCCCACAGTGTAGAGGCAGCACTGTGCCTGTGGTGCATACCAAATCCCAAATACATGCCTGCATTTCAACTGTGTGAAGCAGCTAGTTGCATACAGGGTCGTATCAGGGGGAGATCGGACAGCTTGGTGAACAGGATCTGACTGCCGCTTCGCTGACTGCACCAGGTAAGTTTGTCATCACCAGTATTGTTATTCACCGTGAGGACGGGGGTGAGCGAGCGCGTGGTGAATATTGGACCATCACTGTGGGTGAATGGATCCGTCTcaaggatggaggatggaggtcGCTGTGGAAACTTAGTTAGGCTATAGTCATTGTTTATATAGTGAGTCAAGAACCCACTTTTAATGTGCTGCAGCCTGTAAATCACCTTTGTTGCGTTTCTTGTATTGACGGTGGTAACGCAAAAAACTCGAAATAGGCAACAGAGTAAGTGCTATATAGCTTAGAATAGTTAAGCGAGTTAAACAAAATGTAGAGAAAGTAATTTTCCTCTGGTGCTTACCTTAATTGTCTTCTTCATCCCTAATTGCTTTTCTGACGATGGTAACTTTCTTGCAGTGTTAATTCACGCTACCGTACCATAGCACATTCCGTGTGCCTAATTTACATTAGCTGTGCCAGTTGCGCAGCTTTATTACCGCAGATATTAGCCGAATATTTGTAAACAGGACTTGAGCGGTAAGTTTCCCCCTGCTGGTTTCCGTTCATTCTGTGCTTTTTGGGGACTCGCCAATGCACAGTCATCGTATCTGGTGTACAAGCTCCATCTGTGTAGACAAGTGTAGGTTGTGTATGTTATCTCTGGACCACTGGGATACGTGTTAACAAAGGCTTGTTTTCTGCACTGCAAGGTTTCTAGAAGAAACTGAGGGACGGTTTAGTCTGAGCCATTCACGACGTTCGATCTCTTGCGAGCGCGGTGTAGCCTACGCAGTATgcgcattattattattttgcagaCCCACTCAGTGAGAAGTCATGCAGACTGTAAGGGTTTACTCCAAAACCTTGTTTAAAATTGAGGTCCAACTTCTAACTCACGTCCCTGCTCAGCGTCTGTTATGTTCTAGACTGGTGACATACGGTATACCTACCTCATGGGGTCCTGCCTATTACTTGTATTACTTTGTTATTCCAGATATGACTAAAGACATGTATTGTCATTCATGCCTTCTCTTACACAGAATGAACTGACTGTTTATAATATGATTTGTCATACAGTTATTAAAGCTATATTATTGctataaaggaaaataaaagttaccctgagtaaataaaatattagtgACACTAATTACTCCAAAGGTAAAACCATTGTCCCTTATTGAGTCTGCAGTGATCACAGAGGGGGATACATAGAGGGCTACTATGGAGTTTTAAAGGAGATGAGAATTAAGTATTCTGTTCCTGATATTTTGTAGTTTATATAAAATGCCTAATATACCACCTCCTGCACTCCTGTCTGTCCTAGGTGGTCACGTTGCTCTGGTAAACCCCAGGAAAGATGTCTCATCGGAGTGGGCAAGAGGACCCAGAGCGGTACCTGTTTGTGGACCGGGCTGTGGTTTATAACCCAGCCACACAGGCTGACTGGACAGCCAAGAAGCTGGTGTGGGTCCCTTCAGAGCGCCATGGCTTCGAGGCAGCCAGCATCCGAGAGGAGCGTGGCGAGGAGGTGCTGGTGGAGCTGGCCGAGAATGGCAAGAAGGTGGTGATCAACAAGGATGACATCCAGAAGATGAACCCACCCAAGTTCAGCAAGGTGGAAGACATGGCCGAGCTCACCTGCCTGAATGAGGCGTCTGTGCTGCACAACTTGAAGGACCGCTACTACTCTGGACTCATATATGTGAGTGTCTTAGACTTGGACACCTCAGAGATGGTGTTTTTGTAACAGTTTATTGTTTCAGCAATGGGGCATTATTAACCTTAAAACTCACAGATCCCCTAGTCCTCACAGCTGTAGATTATATTTCACCTCTAGGTTATATAATTGCAAAATGATTGGTAGGAGTTGTTCTAGTTTTAACTTTTGCACTCTTATGTAAAAGCGAGATCTGATATTCATCATAGAGGGCATTGAACTTTCTGCTCCTCTATGTGAATCATGaccacacacatatgtgcacacagtATGAGTGACAGATGTCTGCAGTCTTTTAACCGTTGCCAGACTTTTCCCTCTGCCAGATCACCTCTCATAAGTGCCTCTGTGTTACAGATTGTTACCTTCCCCCATGGCTTCTGTCTCACCTCAGCTAAAGGCAGGCCTCTTCCATAAACACTGttggtttcagtttgtttgtccTGCCCTGTGCTCCTACTGGTGGACCTTGTTTGATCACAGAGATGGCTTGACCTCTTTCTTTCGTCTGTGGCAGTCCCACTGTGTAAAACTAAACACATTTGGCCCAAATTGTGGGGTAACAGAGAGTGGTTTTGTCACCTTTCCTTTTGGCCTTTAATTCTTGATGTCATGTACACCTTAAATTTAAAGATGCTATTTACACAAATCAGTGGAGTAGCTTTAACCCAACCGGTCAAATCATCCatgtatcagtgtttttaattgtaTTCCGTTTGTAGAGTAGTTCAGAAGAGCTCTGGATTCTGTGGTAAAAAATGTAATCCAAAACAAACACGTTAATTTATGTGTGCCAGTATGGAGAGTaaagtgtttttcttgtctAATATCTTAATTATATGTTACACATCTGAGTTCAACACAGCCAAAGTTTGTAGTGCTCTGTATCACTGCAAAGCCACTGTCCCCATAATCCAATTTCACCACAGATGGAGCTGTTCTGTGATGTTCTAGTTGTGATCTTGACCCAGTTAGTGACATGTTTTCCAGGAATAGAATATGGGTTGGTTATCACCTGAGAGACTCTGGTTCAGGGACTGCAGAATTGTTGTGCTTATTAATCACGCTCACAGGACGTGATAAAACATCAACATTGACTCTTGGATGAAGTAAATCCCCCTTTGTATATTAATGCAGCTCTTCCAAGTGTGTAGCACTGTGCTTCACATATGACGTAAAGTCAAAGATAAGCCTCCAGTGTCTCAGTTTGGTCAAATATTAGAGCAAGAAATGAGTGTGTTAGTGTAGGGGATAGGTGTCATTTGTTTGTATCAAAATGGAAGAAAACGTATCAGAAATTTCCCATAAGCCCAGAATTGATATTTCAGTTCCCCAGCTCCCTCCTACgttcttcttcattttctctctcatacCACTGTGTCATGGTTTCTACTTTTTAGTGGTTCAGAATTGGCTTTAGGGCTTGTTAATTTGCCCCTTGCCTAAGAGTAAATTGAAAAcatgtgtctgactgtgttggTTTTCTATCAAGAAGAGAATTTTCCCGTTCAGCTCGCTCTTCGAAGAAGAAACCCCCTACGTTCTAAACTTTTTCCAATGTGTTTTACTTACCCCCCAGAGCTTAGCTACATCCACTGCAGACATAGTATAATGTCTCCCTCAGGCTGTGTTCTTAGTGGAGGTGGTTGGGAAGTCATCCATATCTGAATCATAGTGCTGAGCATCATAGATCTGCAAGAGTCTGCTGAAAGTTCAGGCCAGTCCACACTCATGTTTTTGTGAACTTGTGCTGGGCATGCATACATTTTGCAACCCACAGCTCACTTCACTTTATGTTAGAGAAAGTTATTAAAGAGGCACCTCTACTCTTCATCCCCTGGTAGTTGGAACAAATAATGGTCACACTGTTACAACAGACAGGTGAACTGGTTAATCTAAAAGAGCCAACAAAACCCATAATGAAGATATATATGACCATGGAAAACACTAATAATTGTTGTCACTTGCTTATTTCACTTGAGATCAAGCCTTGACAAATCAAATCTCTTGTGatattttgtcatttgcttTGGTCCTCTATTGTTGAAAACGGACATGAATGTGGGGGAGCATGGCCTTCACACTGAATTTTTAAAGTTAGACTCGGCACCTGCCAAATTAGATGCGTCAGTGGTACAGATCAGCCTCCCCATTAACACCCTGTCCCAACAAATCACCCAGCAGCATCTTAGGAATATTGGCAAATGAGTGACCATCTATCTGCCTCTATGTTTATTCTGTGGTCACACACCTTCACTGGCCAGCACCTGAAATCTTAAGGCTACCGCTGCATTTTTAGCCCTGTGTGATCAGTCTGTCCTATGCTGGTTATTTTCTGTGGCCCTTTGCCTACCTGATGGCTCCATCCGTGtgaagtcagtcagtctgttggGCCAGCTCATTTATTGTAGCAGCTTTTTGTCTGTGAGGTGGTGAGTCACAGGCTAACCACAGTGCTACACACTAGGCTACACCACACTAGCGGGGCTACAAGCAGGCCTTTGTGTCGTTAGATAAGCCTCAGCTGTCAGAAAGCCTCAGCATTCTTCCATGGCAAAAAGAtcgtccgtctgtctgtctcctgccGCCCacttcagctctgc encodes the following:
- the LOC108877634 gene encoding WW domain-binding protein 11, yielding MGRRSTSSTKSGKFMNPTDQARKEARKRELKKNKKQRMMVRAAVLKMKDPRQIIRDMEKLDEMEFNPVQQPLLNEKVLRDKRKKLRETFERIVRLYERENPDTYKELRKLELDYETKRGQLALYFDSVKNAESVEVDSIPLPDMPHAPSNIHIQDIPLPGAQPPSILKKSSTFGKGPPSSASGPVLATIPGVPRLPPGKKPPGPPPGPPPPQVLALYGIPARRAYGADTEPSIPGLEKDSAMDFGRDRDSGSESDRDREDMDDDDSDSEDDSEEERDEGGDGDQRMKEDRDRSERHAGRSVRFADMPPEAPREGKRKKKRLVKKTKAITPLQAMMLRMAGQSVPEEEEEEEVEEEYTDESDNSDIEDRGPPGDNQSHLMPNQRLPPPGGPMGQQGPPHLQGPPMTGPPPLGPPPAPPMRPPGPPSGPPPGPPPGAPPFLRPPGMPGGMRGPMPRLLPPGPPPGRPPGPPPGPPPGLPPGPPPRGPPPRLPPPAPPGIPPPPPRAGGPPRPLAPPLSLFPPPLNSNVLSAPPNIVQRQKGSGSSQDSSQTNLPPPAMPMRPGVMQMPPPPGTAAASTGANPGSNPPGHHHAATIEKRANITSVAAAGVGLAAGGGSGGATISAKPQIINPKAEVTRFVPTALRVRRDKSGAMPGAAPGPLEKAGGGVGGRRGDEGMGGGQGQKQQATAAPMGMANPVQMGAVSQPNMKTKDQVYEAFMREMEGLL
- the ddx47 gene encoding probable ATP-dependent RNA helicase DDX47; amino-acid sequence: MADEGKEIVKLNTDETLEGSSSDNDNSHVNSAENDETVKTFKDLGVTEVLCEACDQLGWKSPTKIQIEAIPVALQGKDVIGLAETGSGKTGAFALPILQSLLASPQRLHTLVLTPTRELAFQISEQFEALGSSIGVKCAVIVGGIDMMSQSLVLAKKPHIVIATPGRLIDHMENTKGFSLRALKFLVMDEADRILNMDFETEVDKILKVIPRERRTFLFSATMTKKVQKLQRAALKDPVKCAVSTKYSTVDKLQQYYIFIPSKYKDCYLVSILNELAGNSFMIFCSTCNNAQRVALLLRNLGITAIPLHGQMSQNKRLGALNKFKSKSRSVLLATDVASRGLDIPHVDCVINYDIPTHSKDYIHRVGRTARAGRSGKSITFVTQYDVELFQRIESLIGKKLPAFPTQEEEVMMLVERVSEAQRFARLEMKEQGEKRKRPRGGDGDEDDTEQASGVRKKVKGGGGGGGKKNRGGGAWRGGR